GGATTAGTGAAGGCTATGGTGTTATGCCGCCGGTGGGCATCAACAATAACCTAAAGCCCGAAGAGGTAGCAGCCATTATTAATCATGAACGAAGTAGTTGGGGTAATAACGCTAAACAGGTAACCGCAGACCAGGTGAAGAAAATAATTGCCAGCTTCAAAACGGATAATAGTAAAACCGCAAAATAATAAACAGATGAAAGTAAAAAACATAATCAGCCTGGTAGTCATAGTAGCTTTATGGCTACCGGTTAGCTTTTCTGCCATTGCCTGCGACGCCTGCAAAAAGCAGCAGCCTAAATTACTACAGGGTATAACACATGGCAGCGGCCCGGATAGCAACTGGGATTATCTGATCGTTAGCGCAATGGTAATTATTACGGTGTATTCGGCGTATGCCGCGATTAAATGCTTGGTGAAGCCAAAAGAAAAAAATTATCAGGATATTAAAAATGTCATTTTTAATTAATGTCGTTATGGAAGATAAAAGTTATGTGACCCTCTTTATTGATGATGACGTTCAACCTTTAGGGACTTTTCCTGCTCCGGTATCATTTGATCTGGACACTAAAAAGCTGGCGGATGGGCCTCATGTTCTTAAAGTCGTCAGTAAGGACCACAGGGGCAAAGAAGGTATTAAAACCATACCGTTTATCGTACGAAACGGCCCGGCGATAGCGATAGAAGGGATTAAAAAAGATGAAGTCGTTGATGGAGTCCTTCCTTTGATGATTAATGCCTACGGAAAAGGAGATCAGAAAACATTTATGTTACACGGCAGTGAAACCCCGCAAAGTATTCCTGCCTGGTTCATCATTTTACTGATCGCATTTACCGCCTGGGCTGCTTATTACCTCATCACATCAGGCGCTATAACATTGTTCAAATGAAAGAAATAGAAAACATCGATGATATCAAACTTTTTGTAGACGAGTTTTATGGGAAGGTAAGGCTTGATGAACTGATTGGTCCTGTTTTCCTGGAAAAAATCGAAGACTGGCAGCACCACCTCGAAAAATTATACGCTTTTTGGAATGCGGCCTTGTTTGGTGTGCCTGGTTTCAGAGGCAATCCATTTGCCAGGCATGCGCCATTACAGATTGGCCCGGAGCATTTTGAACGCTGGTTGAAATTATTTAATGAAACCATAGACCGCCACTTTGAGGGTAATATCGCTTTTGAAGCAAAAAACCGTGCCGAACTGATGGCTTTTATGTTTTTAAGCAGGCTGCAAAAAATGGGAAACGGGGCCGGGAAAGTTGTTTTTTGACGCTTTGAATGTAACCACTTAGCATACAGTAAGGAGAAATGAACACACAAGTTTTTACATTGATCAGAGGCATAACGGCAATCTTTTGGCTGGGTTTCTTCACGGCCATCAGTTTTATGGAAGCACCGCTGAAATTTACTGCGCCCGGATTGAGCATGGCAGAAGGTTTACAAATCGGAAAAATTATTTTCAAATCATTAAATACCTGCGAATGGACATTTTTGCTGATCATTTTTATCACCTGTATCGTGAAAAAGACGACGCGGAGGGGTTTTTATCTTATCACAGCGGTTAGTGTAATAATGGCGCTGGAAACTTCCTGGCTACTTCCTGTCCTTGACAAGAATGCAGATCTCATTATTAAAGGGTTTCCCGTGACATCCCATTCGATACATTGGTTTTATATTGCGTTTGAGGTTATTAAAGTACCCGTATTACTGATGATTGGGCTGGAGAGCGGCAAGGCGCTAAGAGAGGAAGGATTTTGAAAGCGAAATTTATCATGCAGGAACTCCAAAAGAATGATCATTACAAAATTATCGGCATAGAAATATCAGCCGGCACCAATATGCCAAGGCATTTTACTACGTCGGATGCCTATGTCATCGTCGAATCAGGGAATGCCCTGTTGATCTATAAAAGTGAAACCTCCGAGCTGAAAAAAGGCATGAGCCTCTCCATTCCTTCACATGAGCCACACATACTCAAAGTTATTGAAGATTTTAAAGCCTACATCGTACTGGCGAATGATGCGGTGATTACCTATTCTGTCCTATAATAATTATCAGGAAACTATGAAAAACAAACCTATCAAACGAAGCCCGCATATGGTTGAGCTCTCCAAAGATCACCATGCGGGGCTACTTTTCAGTTGGAAAGTAAAAGAAGGGTTGAAAAGAGGTGCCGAGCTTCCCCGGATCAAAATGTATGTGGATTACTTCTGGGCGCATCATTTAAAGGTGCATTTCCAGGAAGAAGAAGTCTTATTATTCAACCGGATAGAGGGAGATACCCTTTCTCAGCAGGGTAGAAATGAGCATCAAGCGATTCAAAACCGCATCAACAGGCTAAATAGCAATGAAAATGCTGCAAAGGATGAATATCATGAATTAGCGGAACTGCTCATAAAGCATATCCGCTTTGAAGAAAGAATATTATTCCCCCATTTAGAACAGATACTTCCTTCATCTGCCTTGACAAGCGTTGAAGCGTATTTGACCCAGCAGCACCCGGTACCGTTTAAAGACAATTATGCTGATGAATTCTGGATTGAAAAAAAATAATGCAGGCGCCCGCAAAAAATATCACGATATCGGTAAGTTATGAGGGGGAATGCCACGAAATTCAAACTTATACCAATGAATACCGAAGCCTGATGATGCTGATCTATGACAGGATCTGTACCGAAAGTTTCGGGGAATGTCTGGGCATGGGAAAATGCGGGACCTGCATGGTGGAGGTCATTAGCTGCCGCCGGCAGCCGACAGGGTATGATCGCAATGAAGACATGACATTACTCAGAAACATATCTGCAAAAGAAAATATCAGACTATCCTGTCAATTGATTGTCGATGAAAATATGGATGGACTGAAGGTTAAAGTTTTATCATAAATTTTAAGGAAATGATTGTGAAAGAAGTTAAATGGGCGCTTAAAGATGCCACTGCGCCAATAGTAAAAGTGCTTCAAAAAAGTGAGCACGTCAAAGTTATTGTGCTTGGATTTAAAAAGGGGCTGGGACTTAAGGAACATAAGACAAATGTAGCGACCAAATTGGTGGTGATCGAGGGCAGCATAAATTACACAGAAGGCAGTGCATCGGTCATCATCGATTCCTTTGAGGATATGGATATCCCAGTTAACGCTCCGCACGCTGTGGAAGCACTGGAAGATAGTATTTGTTTCCTCATTCAAGGATAAAGAGATGATCACAACGGATATCTGTATAGTAGGTGCCGGGCCTGTGGGGTTATTTGCCGTATTCGAGGCAGGCCTGCTAAAGATGCGCTGTCACCTGATCGATGTGCTGCCACAGGTAGGCGGGCAACTATCTGAAATATATCCTCAAAAACCGATCTATGACATACCCGGTTATCCCGAAATCAATGCGCAGGAACTGGTCACCAGATTGATGGAGCAGATCAAACCTTTTCATCCTGGTTTTACCCTTGGTGAACGCGTGGAAACAGTGGACCGCCAGGATGATGGCTCCCTGATCGTAAAAACAAACGGCCAAACTGCTGTTTCTTGTCAGGTGTTAGTAATTGCCGGAGGTCTGGGGTGTTTTGAACCGCGCAAGCCGGATATTGACCGCCTCATTGAATTCGAGGGGAAAGGAGTGGCCTATATGGTTAAAGATCCGGAAACGTTCCGGAACCGGCAGGTAGTTTTAGCCGGAGGCGGAGATTCAGCACTTGACTGGGCCATCTACCTGGCAAATATTGCTGCCAGGGTGACTTTGATACACCGCGGAAATACCTTTCGGGGCACACCCGATACAGCGGAAAAGGTTTTCGAACTGGCAAAAGCGGGGGATATTGATCTAATACTCCAATCCAATGTAACGGGCTTAGACGGGCGTGAGAATTTGGAAGTGGTTTCCGTCCAGGGACAGCAGCAAGCACTAACGCTTTTACCGGCAGATCATTTTATTCCATTGTTTGGCCTGAGCCCAAAGCTTGGCCCGATAGCAAACTGGGGTTTAAACATGGATAAATCAGCTATCGAAGTGAACACAACAGACTTCTCAACCAATGTAGCCCGTATCTATGCGATCGGCGACATTAATACCTATCCGGGTAAGCTGAAATTGATTTTATGCGGTTTTCATGAAGCGGCCCTAATGGCGCAGGGTGCCTTTAAATATGTTTATCCTGATCAGAAATTAAGTTTTAAATATACAACGGTTTATGGGGTTCCGGAATTTTAGCCATGATAAAGATCACTGTAGAAAATAGAAATGGGGAAATCGCAGCATTAGAAATACCCTGCAATTTAAACCTGAGCCTGATGGAGGTTCTGAAGGCTGCGGATTATGATATTTTAGCCACCTGTGGCGGAATAGCGCTCTGCGCAACCTGCCACGTAAAGGTATTGAAGGGCGCGGAAACGCTCACGCCCGCCGGCGACCAGGAACTGGATATGCTGGAAATGCTGCCTGATGCCGGTCCATTGAGCCGGTTATCCTGCCAGCTACGGATTAACGAGGAGATGGACGGAATGGTTTTTCGCATAGCAAACCAGGATTAATTTGCGGTCATTCCTGTTTAATTGTTGTGCTCGGATATGCTTTTGCAGGTAACAGCCCTGCCTGTCCGGCCTGAAAGTATTTTAAAAAGAAGTAATGGAAACCCTGTTAAATAAAATACGATTATGTGATGTTTGCAGGTATCAGCTGCCTTTAGGGCAGAAACCAATTGTGCAGTTAGGTGCCTTCTCTAAAATCATCGTTATCGGCCAGGCTCCCGGGAGACGCGCCCATGAAACAGGAACACCCTGGAACGATGTAAGCGGAAGAAAATTAAGAGAATGGATGGGCATAGATGAACAGATCTTTTATAATACCGCTCATATCTCGATTATGCCCATCGGTTTTTGCTATCCCGGAAAAGGGAAATCTGGAGATGCCGCCCCCCGGCGCGAATGCGCGCCCTTATGGCATCCACAGATCTTAGAGCAGATAACGGGCACGCCCCTTATTTTACTTATCGGACAATACGCCCAGCGTTATTATTTGAAAAAAGCGCGTAAAAGCAGCCTGACGGAGACAGTAAAGAACTACAAAAGCTTTCTTCCTGAATATTTCCCGCTGCCGCACCCTTCCCCCCGAAACCGCCACTGGATGAAAGCAAACCCCTGGTTTATGGAGGAAACGATTCCAGCGTTGAAAAATATGATCCGGGAAGTCCTGTAAAGGCTTTCTATTAAAAAACTACCATGACAGCACATCATTATCGCGGCAAGGCCGATTTATTCAACCAGCTTCATCACAACGGTCCGCTATTGATACTTCCTAATATATGGGACCCCCTGGGGGCCTTGCTGCTGGAAAGTTTAGGTTACCCGGCTGTAGCAACTGCAAGCGCTGCGATTGCATTTGCTAATGGCTATCCTGACGGAGAAAAAATCCCATTTGATGACCTATTGCTCATTTTACAAAAAATCGTCCGTTGCGTAAAAATTCCTGTAACCGTCGACATTGAAAGCGGCTATGCGGAAAACAATGCTATGCTGAAAGAAAATATCAAAAAGCTTATCGACGTGGGGATTGTGGGCATAAATTTGGAGGACAGCACACCTGGCGCAAAATTTATTATTCCTGTTGAGGAGCAATGTAAAAAAATCAGCCTGATCAAGGAAACGTCCATAGCAATGGGATGCCCGCTTTTTATTAATGCCAGAACGGATGTTTACCTAAAGGAACACTCTTTGTCAGAAAATGAGAAACGTTCAACAAGCATCCAAAGAGGAAAAGCTTATAAAGAAGCCGGTGCAGATGGTTTTTATCCTATTCTCCTGAAGAACAAAGAAGATATTGAAACCATTATTCAAGAAGTTACCCTTCCGGTAAATTTGCTGTTGCTTCCAGGTATTCCGGGGTTTGATACGTTAAGGACAATGGCGGTGTCGCGGGTAAGTCTCGGTCCTGGATTTTTAAAAATATCCGTCAACGCACTGAAAAGCCTGGCGGAGAAATTACTGCAGGATGAAGGAATGTTTGTACTGGCTAAAAATCCGGTAACCACCGATTACCTGAAAGATTTAATCGATAAAATATAAACAAATGAAAAGAATATCAATAAAAGACGTCGAGCCTAAAGCCTACCTGGCCATGCTTGGCCTGGAGAATTATATAAGTAGTTCCGCGATTTCACCCTTTTTGCGTGAACTCATAAAAATACGGGCGTCACAGATTAATGGTTGTGCTTATTGCATCGATATGCACACACAGGAAGCGCTGAAGATCGGGGAAACTCAAAGGAGGATTTTTGCACTGTCAGCATGGAAAGAATCTCCCTTATTCTCCGAAGAAGAAAGAATGGTGTTGCATTTAACAGAAGAAGTGACGCTAATCTCAGCTGATGGGGTCAGCGATGAGACCTATGATAACCTTGTCAAAACTTTTGGGGAGAACGTGGTGGCGCAGCTGATCATGCAGGTAATTATTATAAACTCATGGAACAGGATAGCCGTTTCTACGAAACAGATTTTCGAATGACCTACACTGTCCGGACATTCTTCATCATCGTTATATCCTGAATATTCTTTCTGATGAAGCAAAACCATTTTAGGAATGAGCTATTATAACAGGTAATTACAGGAACCATGTTTACCAACTTTAATGAAGCAGAGCGAAAACTACGCTATCCGGATGACCGGCGGTTTTTTATTGGAATAAAACCGGCGGTGTTTGTGATTTTTCTTATTATCCTGCTGGCAACAGCGGGACTCGCCTGGTTTCAATACCTGGTATTTGGCCTTCCCCCTGACCCCTCCCTGTCCCTGCCGGTGAGGAGATATGCTGCTCCGGCGGGCTTTCCCATATGGTTAAACCTCAGCCATTGGGTTAACTTTTTTTTTCTCATACTTATTATCCGGAGCGGGCTTTCCATTTTGGCAGACCATGCCCGTTTATATTGGAACAATGGTTGTTCTCCAAATTCAGAGTGGTTGCGGTTTACACCCGTGAAAGTACCTGATGACGAAGTTTGGACGGCTAAAGAAGATGCCCGCTATATTAGTCCGGTTATCGGCCTGCCCGGTTACCGCCACACCATTGGCCTGGCCAGGCACTGGCATTTTCTGACGGTTCCCTTTTTTTTGCTCAATGGCGCTGCATTTATTGCGTTATTGTTTTTTACTGATCAGTGGGAACGCCTTGTTCCGACGTCATGGCAGGTGCTCCCCGATTCCTGGAATGTGTTTGTCCATTATGCGACCTTTCACATGCCCATTGAGCCCAATGGCTTTTATCATTTTAATGCACTTCAGCAAATATCATACTTTGCGGTCGTCTTTTTACTCGCGCCAGTTGCTATGCTTAGTGGCATGGCCATGTCACCGGCTATTGAAAACCGGCTGCATTGGCTTCCTAAACTTTTTGGCAACAGGCAGGGTGCCCGTTCGGTTCATTTTTTAGTCATGCTTGCATTTGTAGTTTTTATTATCATCCATGTGGCCATGATAGCCGCTACCGGCCTCGTGCGCAATATGAACCACATTACCGTTGGTAGCGATAATCCTGACAATCGAATAGGAATATATATTGGATCAGGTATTATTTTAATAACGATAGCCTTTGCTTTTCTGGCTCATTGGATTTCCTGGCAGCGGCCTCGTTCATTACAACGTGCGGAGGCGGCTATCAACGGCAGGCTGTGGCATTTATCAATCAACAAATTAGCCCCCAAAGCATATTATAAGAAAAAAGACATTTCGCCTTATTTCTGGGTAAATGGCAAAATCCCTGATTCCGCCGAATGGCGCGACCTTGCTGCAAGTGAATTTAAAGATTATAGGCTTAAAATAGGCGGCCTGGTTGACAATCCGGTTGAACTATCTCTTGAAGAGCTTAAAAAAATGGATTTGGAGCAAAACATCACGATGCATCATTGCATACAAGGCTGGTCAGGAATTGCCGAATGGGGCGGCTTGCCGCTTAGCAAACTGATTGAATTGGTCAAGCCCCATCCTTCCGTTACTACAGTGGCATTCTATTCTTTTGGCGAGGGGCTTTTTGGCGGAACCTATTATGATACCCATAGTTTGGACAATTGCATGAAACCGGCATCCATACTGGCCTGGGAGATGAATTATCAGCCCCTTTCTGCAACACACGGTGCGCCGCTAAGGCTTAGGGTAGAAAATCAGTTGGGATATAAAATGGTCAAATGGATCAGCAAAATTGAATTTTTAGAAACCCATCTGCATACCGGTAAGGGGTTTGGCGGTAAGAATGAGGATGATGAATATTTTGATCTGCTGGCCGATACTTAGCCGCATTTCAATTATCGGATCTGGAGCAAATGAATAAAACCTGTCTGGCACTGATTCGCTTTTTTGTCATATAGACGTCCGTCCGAACTAATAAGGGAATACCAACAACGGGATGGTAATATGTTCAGGCAGGATTTCCGTGATATACCTGCCCACGAGTTCCTCAAAATGAAAGCGGTGGTTAACGACAACGACCATGTCCGTGTGCATTTCATGCACCATGATATCTAAAGCCCTTTGCGAGTCCCGCTCCTTGATATTGTTAAAGATCAGCCCGTCATAGTTGACTTTATTGCTAACGGTTTCACAAAATAATGAGGCCGCGTAATGATCTTCGATAGGAACCAATCCCTTTGCTGAAATATGGGCGACCATCAGGCTGGCCTGATATGGTTTTGCCAGCTCGACCAAATGTTTTAATACCAGCATCCTGCAATACCGCAGATCAGCCATATAAACAATTCTTTCAAATGCTTTGAGGCAGAAATGAGCGGGCACAATCAAAAGAGGGCAGCTTACCCTGTTAAGGACGCCGTGAATATTAACCGGTTTAGTCTCATGGTTAATAACCGGCGTTTCCGTCAGACCTTTAACGATCATCCATATATTTCTTTTGATGATCAGCTGGATGAGCTCCTTTTCATGAAAAGCCGAAATATCGATCTCCGTAATATCCGTTTTAAAAGTATCAGCCGGTTGATCCGCAGTAGCAAGCGATTTTAAATAGCCGGTCAGCCCGTTGATCGTTTCGCTTCCGGCTTCCTCTTTTCCGGAGGTTAAAGCATACTCCTTTTTTAAGGATTTTAGTGCGCCTACTTTTTGCGCATTTGCCACTAAAAGATTGGCATTTATTTTCCCGCCGATTTGTAAGGCTAATTCCCCGGCGTGTTTTGCCTCGGCTGAGCCATCGTTAATGATGATGATTGTTTTCATAAAGATTGAGTTAGAAGTTGGCCTTCACCTAAAATTACGAGGTTCCTTAGCTTTAAAAAATGACCATTTGCATCAATTTAGTTGACAATTAAGATGATCCTGCCCTGATTTTATAAAACCGGCATCCGTATACCCATTACCTCCATGCTTATTTCATTTTCCCGCAGAAAAGGTGCGAAATGCCCTGTTTTTTGGTGCTTGCTGACCTATCCCCGGAGCCCTGTGTTGAGGATATTTGTTATATAAAACAAAATATCATGAATACTTTTAAAATTAATTCATCAAATGCAGCGGATCTGTCTTCCTTTCTAAAAAGTAATAAAACGTGGCAAAAGTATATCGCTTTTGCCGATAGCCAGACTAAAAATCGTATGCTCTGGTTCCTGGTAGCGTTTGTGTTTCAGGCGGTAGTTTTCCTTCCCATACCGGCAGCGCTGATGTATTATTACAATGCATCGGTTGTTACTCTCGCAATAACGGTCCTCTTGTTTTTTGGATTTTTGGTGGTTGGAATGACGGGGTTTGGGATACGAACCCTTATTCTTTATACAGCGTTTAGCTTTGCTGTGAATTTGACGATGCTGGCCATTTATATACTATGATAACCGATGTAAGTAAAATTAGCGATACACTTTATGTGGTTTTTTAAGTGGGATATAACCGCAATTTCGGAAGCATGACCACGGTGCAATAATCATCTTACCTCTTAATACATTTCCTGTTAAATCAACTGGAATTTTTTCATTAAGTTGAAAATAATAAGCAATCAGCCTTTTGAAGGACTCGGGAGACTTTGTTTTTGCGCGCCGGGTAAAAATGGCTCCCTTTAATTAATATCCTCCGAAAGTTGAACTTTCTCCCGGATTTCACTGCAATAGCCCTAATCCAAAACAGCCCTTTGTCACTGACAACTTATGCCATCATCCGGCTTTTGCCCCCGGTGAAAAAATAAATAGCCGCCGCCAACCATCTCAGGTGATGCCATTACGTGAATTAATTTTACCCATTTTAATGGATTTTACCGCCCCGCGCAACATCGGGGAGTAACCGTTTGCCTTAATTTGAAAGATCGTTCTTTATCGTAATTACCTGGATCGTCGCTTGTTTACCGGCAGATTTATTTTCCTGCCACCGGTCAAGATTTTGTATGGTCTGTCTGGCTATTTCAGGGGCTCCCGGCGGATAAGCCATACTGTCAACAGATTTGTTGTTGGATCGGTCTGTCCCTTTCTTACTGGTGCTTCGAATGGATGTAGCGCATGTCGCGAGATGCCTGACCCCTAAATCGGCCAGCCGGCTAATTACCTGTTCAGAAACGGCATCGTTGGTGAAGACAAATACCGCTTCTTTTCCTTTAGCATACATGGCGCTTTCCAGGTTCAGCGGATTGGTGATTAAAGTAATATGATGCTTTTTCTGATTGGCCTTTGCCAGGAACTCTTTTTCAAATGGTTTTATGCTATAGACAACTGCTCTCATACGCCAACATCTTTGTTACCTACAAAAGTATCCAAGCCACTGCAAATGAACTATGCGGCCGGTCAAAGAAAAAAGTGCCATTTATCAGTTTTTCATCTTTCTCAACCGGTCGGGGTCAAGCAAGCAGATGTTGCTTCCTTTTTTCTCGATTAACCCCTCTGTTCTAAAATCAGCTAAGGTTCTGCTGACAGATTCAATGGCCATGCCCGCCATAGAGGCGAGATCCTGTCTTGTAATTTTAAAGGATCTTGTCTGATTATCTTCCGCTCCATATAAACGCAAAATGGTTTCGGCCATCCTCTTACGTACCGAAAAATAAGCAAGCTGTAAAAGCTGCTCTTCTTTTTCCTTAATATCGTTGGAAAGTAATTTAATAAACTCCCGTGCGATATCCGGGTATAAATTCAAGAGGTTCTCTACTTTGTCCTTAGGAAGCT
Above is a window of Mucilaginibacter ginsenosidivorans DNA encoding:
- a CDS encoding cupin domain-containing protein produces the protein MIVKEVKWALKDATAPIVKVLQKSEHVKVIVLGFKKGLGLKEHKTNVATKLVVIEGSINYTEGSASVIIDSFEDMDIPVNAPHAVEALEDSICFLIQG
- a CDS encoding hemerythrin domain-containing protein, producing the protein MKNKPIKRSPHMVELSKDHHAGLLFSWKVKEGLKRGAELPRIKMYVDYFWAHHLKVHFQEEEVLLFNRIEGDTLSQQGRNEHQAIQNRINRLNSNENAAKDEYHELAELLIKHIRFEERILFPHLEQILPSSALTSVEAYLTQQHPVPFKDNYADEFWIEKK
- a CDS encoding isocitrate lyase/PEP mutase family protein, coding for MTAHHYRGKADLFNQLHHNGPLLILPNIWDPLGALLLESLGYPAVATASAAIAFANGYPDGEKIPFDDLLLILQKIVRCVKIPVTVDIESGYAENNAMLKENIKKLIDVGIVGINLEDSTPGAKFIIPVEEQCKKISLIKETSIAMGCPLFINARTDVYLKEHSLSENEKRSTSIQRGKAYKEAGADGFYPILLKNKEDIETIIQEVTLPVNLLLLPGIPGFDTLRTMAVSRVSLGPGFLKISVNALKSLAEKLLQDEGMFVLAKNPVTTDYLKDLIDKI
- a CDS encoding 2Fe-2S iron-sulfur cluster-binding family protein, which codes for MQAPAKNITISVSYEGECHEIQTYTNEYRSLMMLIYDRICTESFGECLGMGKCGTCMVEVISCRRQPTGYDRNEDMTLLRNISAKENIRLSCQLIVDENMDGLKVKVLS
- a CDS encoding uracil-DNA glycosylase family protein; this encodes METLLNKIRLCDVCRYQLPLGQKPIVQLGAFSKIIVIGQAPGRRAHETGTPWNDVSGRKLREWMGIDEQIFYNTAHISIMPIGFCYPGKGKSGDAAPRRECAPLWHPQILEQITGTPLILLIGQYAQRYYLKKARKSSLTETVKNYKSFLPEYFPLPHPSPRNRHWMKANPWFMEETIPALKNMIREVL
- a CDS encoding group III truncated hemoglobin is translated as MKEIENIDDIKLFVDEFYGKVRLDELIGPVFLEKIEDWQHHLEKLYAFWNAALFGVPGFRGNPFARHAPLQIGPEHFERWLKLFNETIDRHFEGNIAFEAKNRAELMAFMFLSRLQKMGNGAGKVVF
- a CDS encoding carboxymuconolactone decarboxylase family protein; amino-acid sequence: MKRISIKDVEPKAYLAMLGLENYISSSAISPFLRELIKIRASQINGCAYCIDMHTQEALKIGETQRRIFALSAWKESPLFSEEERMVLHLTEEVTLISADGVSDETYDNLVKTFGENVVAQLIMQVIIINSWNRIAVSTKQIFE
- a CDS encoding cupin domain-containing protein, whose amino-acid sequence is MQELQKNDHYKIIGIEISAGTNMPRHFTTSDAYVIVESGNALLIYKSETSELKKGMSLSIPSHEPHILKVIEDFKAYIVLANDAVITYSVL
- a CDS encoding NAD(P)/FAD-dependent oxidoreductase; the protein is MITTDICIVGAGPVGLFAVFEAGLLKMRCHLIDVLPQVGGQLSEIYPQKPIYDIPGYPEINAQELVTRLMEQIKPFHPGFTLGERVETVDRQDDGSLIVKTNGQTAVSCQVLVIAGGLGCFEPRKPDIDRLIEFEGKGVAYMVKDPETFRNRQVVLAGGGDSALDWAIYLANIAARVTLIHRGNTFRGTPDTAEKVFELAKAGDIDLILQSNVTGLDGRENLEVVSVQGQQQALTLLPADHFIPLFGLSPKLGPIANWGLNMDKSAIEVNTTDFSTNVARIYAIGDINTYPGKLKLILCGFHEAALMAQGAFKYVYPDQKLSFKYTTVYGVPEF
- a CDS encoding molybdopterin-dependent oxidoreductase, which translates into the protein MFTNFNEAERKLRYPDDRRFFIGIKPAVFVIFLIILLATAGLAWFQYLVFGLPPDPSLSLPVRRYAAPAGFPIWLNLSHWVNFFFLILIIRSGLSILADHARLYWNNGCSPNSEWLRFTPVKVPDDEVWTAKEDARYISPVIGLPGYRHTIGLARHWHFLTVPFFLLNGAAFIALLFFTDQWERLVPTSWQVLPDSWNVFVHYATFHMPIEPNGFYHFNALQQISYFAVVFLLAPVAMLSGMAMSPAIENRLHWLPKLFGNRQGARSVHFLVMLAFVVFIIIHVAMIAATGLVRNMNHITVGSDNPDNRIGIYIGSGIILITIAFAFLAHWISWQRPRSLQRAEAAINGRLWHLSINKLAPKAYYKKKDISPYFWVNGKIPDSAEWRDLAASEFKDYRLKIGGLVDNPVELSLEELKKMDLEQNITMHHCIQGWSGIAEWGGLPLSKLIELVKPHPSVTTVAFYSFGEGLFGGTYYDTHSLDNCMKPASILAWEMNYQPLSATHGAPLRLRVENQLGYKMVKWISKIEFLETHLHTGKGFGGKNEDDEYFDLLADT
- a CDS encoding cytochrome C, with the protein product MEDKSYVTLFIDDDVQPLGTFPAPVSFDLDTKKLADGPHVLKVVSKDHRGKEGIKTIPFIVRNGPAIAIEGIKKDEVVDGVLPLMINAYGKGDQKTFMLHGSETPQSIPAWFIILLIAFTAWAAYYLITSGAITLFK
- a CDS encoding Rossmann-fold NAD(P)-binding domain-containing protein codes for the protein MRAVVYSIKPFEKEFLAKANQKKHHITLITNPLNLESAMYAKGKEAVFVFTNDAVSEQVISRLADLGVRHLATCATSIRSTSKKGTDRSNNKSVDSMAYPPGAPEIARQTIQNLDRWQENKSAGKQATIQVITIKNDLSN
- a CDS encoding 2Fe-2S iron-sulfur cluster-binding protein, producing the protein MIKITVENRNGEIAALEIPCNLNLSLMEVLKAADYDILATCGGIALCATCHVKVLKGAETLTPAGDQELDMLEMLPDAGPLSRLSCQLRINEEMDGMVFRIANQD